Proteins encoded within one genomic window of uncultured Sphingopyxis sp.:
- a CDS encoding methyltransferase domain-containing protein has product MSQAPRPLFSSARHRAQRDRMARLPASANFLAPIIAETLLDRLTMVTREFRRTLLVGAHDAALIDHLRATGTGLTIIEAAPRLADRTAAIAVEADAVDLPFGSFDLILWPGGLDSVNDVPGALVRLRALLAPDGLLLGAFVGDGSLPRLRRAVMADGVRSIARLHPQIDLAAMGNLLQRVGFALPVVDVEALTVRYGDLLALVRDLRAAGLSSRLAPASPPLTRDEAARIAAAFAAEADPDGRIAESFRIVHFSGWAPHPDQPQPARRGSGTASLAEALKRND; this is encoded by the coding sequence ATGTCGCAAGCCCCCCGCCCGCTTTTCTCGTCCGCACGCCACCGCGCCCAGCGCGACCGTATGGCGCGCCTGCCCGCATCGGCCAATTTCCTCGCGCCGATCATCGCCGAAACATTGCTCGACCGGCTGACGATGGTGACGCGCGAATTTCGCCGCACGCTGCTCGTCGGCGCACACGACGCGGCGCTGATCGACCATCTGCGCGCCACCGGCACCGGCCTCACGATTATCGAGGCGGCTCCGCGGCTCGCGGACCGCACCGCGGCGATCGCGGTCGAGGCCGATGCGGTCGACCTGCCCTTCGGCAGTTTCGACCTCATCCTCTGGCCGGGCGGGCTCGACAGCGTCAACGATGTGCCCGGCGCGCTCGTGCGGCTCCGCGCGCTGCTCGCGCCCGACGGCCTGCTGCTCGGCGCCTTCGTCGGCGACGGCAGCCTGCCGCGCCTCCGCCGCGCGGTGATGGCCGATGGCGTGCGGTCGATCGCGCGGCTGCACCCGCAGATCGACCTCGCCGCGATGGGCAATCTGCTCCAGCGCGTCGGCTTCGCGCTTCCCGTCGTCGATGTCGAGGCACTGACCGTGCGCTATGGCGACTTGCTGGCGCTCGTGCGCGACCTGCGCGCCGCCGGCCTGTCGAGCCGCCTCGCCCCCGCCTCCCCGCCGCTGACCCGCGACGAGGCGGCGCGGATCGCCGCGGCGTTCGCGGCAGAGGCCGATCCCGATGGCCGTATCGCCGAAAGCTTCCGCATCGTCCACTTCAGCGGATGGGCGCCGCATCCCGATCAGCCGCAGCCCGCGCGCCGCGGCAGCGGCACCGCCTCGCTCGCGGAGGCGCTGAAGCGGAACGATTAA
- a CDS encoding DUF1178 family protein gives MIVFDLCCTAGDHRFEAWFASSDSFADQQARGLIGCPVCGDSAVKKAVMAPRVGAKSNQAAAAPVSVATEPESGPELVRKLLAGIAAKQAEMLPRSRWVGRDFADAARAMHEGRAAEDLIHGQASPEEAEALRDDGIAAMPLLVPIVPPEAAN, from the coding sequence ATGATCGTGTTCGACCTTTGCTGCACCGCCGGCGACCACCGGTTCGAGGCCTGGTTCGCGAGCAGCGACAGCTTCGCCGACCAGCAGGCGCGCGGCCTGATCGGCTGCCCGGTTTGCGGCGACAGCGCGGTGAAGAAGGCGGTGATGGCGCCGCGCGTCGGCGCGAAGTCCAATCAGGCGGCGGCTGCGCCCGTTTCGGTCGCGACCGAACCCGAATCCGGCCCCGAACTGGTCCGCAAGCTGCTCGCCGGCATCGCGGCAAAACAGGCCGAAATGCTGCCGCGGTCGCGCTGGGTCGGCCGCGATTTCGCCGATGCCGCCCGCGCGATGCACGAGGGACGCGCGGCCGAGGATCTGATCCACGGCCAGGCCTCACCCGAAGAGGCCGAGGCGCTCCGCGACGACGGGATCGCGGCGATGCCCCTGCTGGTGCCGATCGTGCCGCCCGAAGCGGCCAATTGA
- a CDS encoding TonB-dependent siderophore receptor produces MFRSFRPVFKFALLAASALSVPALAQEAGPEQEEGEATSRNDDTIVVYGSGIDRNTAATGLDLTPRETPQSITIITREQIDDQGASTVADVLEYTTGLSVKRVDRGRNLLSARGFDITAFQLDGLPFATGNVGLEETSTAIYDRVEVIRGATGLLQGAGEPSASINMVRKRADAREPGGEVDFEAGSWNHFSGTIDIGAPLTADGSVRARLVAEVYSQDAFVDIESSNGFTLYGTIAADLGPGTRINAGASYQRDERDGVMWAQLPYWYADGSRPDWARSKTTGADWNEWDTTEKAAFVSIEQDLGGSWQLRGDLSYFEQVEDSKLIWLWGNPDRATGTGMEIWPYWYLSKPKQWSANLQVKGDYQLFGRRHELVFGAMYSHQKGGWTNRDPDPASVAPVGDFHAWDGSYPEPVWGERYRMSSFGTTEQTAIYGVTRFQILDRLKLIAGGRLSSWTRDEEEAAFTPEAYRIEHKGVFTPYAGLILDFTDFLSAYASYTSIFNPQTARDRTGRYLDPLEGDNYEAGLKADLMDGRLRASAAVFRVEQSNFAVPDLDPETGDPYLIPGTPDVASRTAQVVSKGYELEMQGEPLRGWDISVGWSHFKAKDPFGADVQAHQPRRVFRMATKYDSAAR; encoded by the coding sequence ATGTTTCGTTCGTTTCGTCCAGTCTTCAAATTCGCGCTCCTCGCCGCCAGCGCCCTTTCGGTTCCGGCGCTTGCGCAGGAAGCCGGACCGGAGCAGGAAGAGGGCGAGGCGACCAGCCGCAACGACGACACGATCGTCGTCTATGGCAGCGGCATCGACCGCAATACGGCCGCGACGGGGCTCGACCTGACGCCGCGCGAGACGCCGCAGTCGATCACGATCATCACGCGCGAGCAGATCGACGACCAAGGGGCGTCGACGGTCGCCGACGTGCTCGAATATACGACGGGGCTTTCGGTGAAGCGGGTCGATCGCGGGCGCAACCTGCTGTCGGCGCGCGGCTTCGACATCACCGCCTTTCAGCTCGACGGCCTGCCCTTTGCGACGGGCAATGTCGGGCTCGAGGAAACGAGCACGGCGATCTATGACCGGGTCGAGGTCATTCGCGGCGCGACCGGCCTGCTGCAGGGGGCGGGCGAGCCGTCGGCGTCGATCAACATGGTCCGCAAGCGCGCCGACGCGCGCGAGCCGGGCGGCGAAGTGGATTTCGAAGCGGGTTCGTGGAACCATTTTTCGGGGACGATCGACATCGGCGCGCCGCTGACCGCCGACGGATCGGTGCGCGCGCGCCTCGTCGCCGAGGTCTATTCGCAGGATGCCTTCGTCGACATCGAAAGCAGCAACGGCTTCACCCTTTATGGCACGATCGCCGCCGATCTGGGCCCCGGCACGCGGATCAATGCGGGGGCGAGCTATCAGCGCGACGAGCGCGACGGGGTGATGTGGGCGCAGCTGCCCTATTGGTATGCCGACGGCTCGCGCCCCGACTGGGCGCGGTCGAAGACCACCGGCGCCGACTGGAACGAATGGGACACCACCGAAAAGGCAGCGTTCGTGTCGATCGAGCAGGATCTGGGCGGCAGCTGGCAATTGCGCGGCGACCTCTCCTATTTCGAGCAGGTCGAGGATTCGAAGCTGATCTGGCTGTGGGGCAACCCCGACCGCGCGACCGGGACGGGCATGGAAATTTGGCCCTATTGGTATCTTTCCAAGCCCAAGCAGTGGAGCGCCAACCTGCAGGTCAAGGGCGACTATCAGCTCTTCGGCCGCCGGCACGAGCTGGTGTTCGGCGCGATGTACAGCCACCAGAAGGGCGGCTGGACCAATCGCGATCCCGACCCCGCGAGCGTCGCGCCGGTCGGCGACTTTCACGCCTGGGACGGCAGCTATCCCGAGCCCGTCTGGGGCGAACGCTATCGCATGAGCAGTTTCGGCACGACCGAGCAGACCGCGATCTATGGCGTGACGCGCTTCCAGATCCTCGACCGGCTGAAGCTGATCGCGGGCGGGCGGCTGAGTTCGTGGACGCGCGACGAGGAGGAGGCGGCGTTCACGCCTGAAGCCTATCGGATCGAGCACAAGGGGGTGTTTACGCCCTATGCGGGGCTGATCCTCGACTTCACCGACTTCCTCTCGGCCTATGCGAGCTACACGAGCATCTTCAACCCGCAGACCGCGCGCGACCGCACCGGCCGCTATCTCGATCCGCTCGAGGGCGACAATTACGAAGCGGGGCTGAAGGCCGACCTGATGGACGGCCGGCTGCGCGCGTCGGCGGCGGTTTTCCGTGTCGAGCAGAGCAATTTCGCCGTTCCCGACCTCGATCCCGAAACGGGCGATCCCTATTTGATTCCCGGCACGCCCGACGTAGCTTCGCGCACCGCGCAAGTGGTGTCGAAAGGCTATGAACTCGAAATGCAGGGCGAGCCGCTTCGCGGCTGGGACATCAGCGTCGGGTGGAGCCATTTCAAGGCAAAGGATCCGTTCGGCGCCGACGTGCAGGCGCACCAGCCGCGGCGCGTGTTTCGCATGGCGACCAAATATGATTCGGCGGCGCGCTGA
- a CDS encoding ComF family protein, producing MRHNPLMAGATGDAEKAGAPAGAWLAGLRVASRAIVDYALPPRCPGCGAIVGDDSQFCLACWSSLDFLGEPACAHCSIPLPEVVPGGEIACGACLAQPPPFEGAPAALAYGPVARTVALRLKYGRRTGHARLMARLMARRLALLGDIDAILLVPVPLHRWRLWSRGFNQAALLANELARLTGVRRDHHLLRRVKSTASLRGKGRKERERIVAGAFALASDARARAAGRHLVLIDDVHASGATLRAAARALRRSGAARVSALTWARVVPDAAKGNIFDFASLDSDMQGERMTG from the coding sequence ATGCGGCACAACCCGCTGATGGCAGGGGCGACGGGGGATGCCGAAAAAGCAGGCGCGCCAGCGGGGGCATGGCTCGCCGGTCTGCGCGTCGCGTCGCGCGCGATCGTGGATTATGCGCTGCCCCCGCGTTGTCCGGGCTGCGGCGCGATCGTCGGCGATGACAGCCAATTCTGCCTTGCCTGCTGGTCGTCGCTCGATTTCCTCGGCGAGCCGGCGTGCGCGCATTGCTCGATCCCGCTCCCGGAGGTCGTGCCCGGCGGGGAGATCGCTTGCGGGGCATGCCTGGCCCAGCCGCCGCCGTTCGAGGGCGCCCCCGCGGCGCTCGCCTATGGCCCGGTCGCGCGCACGGTCGCGCTGCGGCTCAAATATGGGCGGCGGACCGGCCACGCGCGGCTGATGGCGCGGTTGATGGCGCGCCGGCTCGCCCTGCTGGGTGACATCGATGCGATCCTGCTCGTTCCGGTGCCGCTCCACCGCTGGCGGCTCTGGTCGCGCGGGTTCAACCAGGCCGCGCTGCTCGCCAACGAGCTTGCGCGGCTGACGGGCGTGCGGCGCGATCATCATCTGCTACGCCGTGTCAAATCGACAGCATCGCTGCGCGGCAAGGGGCGCAAGGAGCGCGAGCGGATCGTCGCCGGCGCCTTCGCGCTGGCGAGCGATGCCAGGGCGCGCGCGGCGGGAAGGCATCTGGTGCTGATCGACGATGTTCATGCGAGCGGGGCGACGCTCCGCGCCGCGGCGCGGGCGCTGCGGCGGAGCGGGGCGGCGCGGGTGTCGGCGTTGACCTGGGCGCGCGTCGTGCCGGATGCCGCGAAGGGCAACATATTTGACTTTGCTTCGTTGGATTCCGATATGCAGGGCGAAAGGATGACAGGATAG
- a CDS encoding phage portal protein, protein MNWFGRKAAQGAARPALSRVYGNWSAPAPLSFEGQVREGYLGNAIVQRAVRLVAEAAGSAPLVASDPALAALVSARSGGQGLVETLASQLLLHGNGYVQILTDGAGAPAELFALRPERVTVEADSRGWPVAYRYKAGGSAAVLPAEDGAGRVAVVHVKALHPLDDHYGAGCLGAASGAIAAHNAAAKWNAALLENAARPSGALVHDPGDKGMPLSAEQVDRLREELAESFSGGANAGRPLLLEGGLKWQALSLSPAEMDFLALKDSSAREIAMAFGVPPMLLGLPGDATYANYREANRALWRLTVLPLCAKILGAVAQGLSGWFAGAELRVDLDRVPALAEDRMALWREVSAADWLTADEKKALLGLE, encoded by the coding sequence ATGAACTGGTTTGGCCGCAAGGCCGCGCAGGGTGCTGCGCGGCCCGCTTTGTCGCGTGTGTATGGGAACTGGAGCGCGCCGGCGCCGCTGTCGTTCGAGGGGCAGGTGCGCGAGGGGTATCTGGGTAACGCGATCGTCCAGCGGGCGGTGCGGCTCGTTGCCGAGGCGGCGGGGTCGGCGCCGTTGGTGGCGAGCGATCCGGCGCTGGCGGCGCTCGTTTCCGCGCGGTCGGGCGGGCAAGGGCTGGTCGAGACGCTCGCGTCGCAGTTGCTGCTGCACGGCAATGGCTATGTGCAGATCCTGACCGACGGCGCGGGCGCGCCGGCGGAGTTGTTCGCGCTGCGGCCCGAGCGGGTGACCGTCGAAGCCGACAGCCGCGGGTGGCCGGTGGCCTATCGTTACAAGGCGGGCGGGTCGGCGGCGGTGCTGCCGGCCGAGGACGGCGCGGGGCGCGTCGCCGTCGTGCATGTGAAGGCGCTGCATCCATTGGACGATCATTATGGCGCGGGCTGCCTGGGCGCCGCGTCCGGCGCGATCGCGGCGCATAATGCCGCCGCGAAATGGAACGCCGCGCTGCTCGAGAATGCGGCGCGGCCTTCGGGGGCGCTGGTCCACGATCCGGGCGACAAGGGGATGCCGCTGTCGGCCGAGCAGGTCGACCGGTTGCGCGAGGAACTCGCCGAGAGTTTCTCAGGGGGAGCGAATGCGGGGCGGCCGTTGCTGCTCGAGGGCGGGCTCAAATGGCAGGCCTTGTCGCTGTCGCCGGCGGAGATGGATTTCCTGGCGCTGAAAGATAGCAGCGCGCGCGAGATCGCTATGGCGTTCGGGGTGCCGCCGATGCTGCTCGGGCTGCCGGGGGATGCGACCTATGCCAATTATCGCGAGGCCAATCGCGCGCTGTGGCGGCTGACGGTGCTGCCGCTGTGCGCGAAGATTTTGGGGGCGGTGGCGCAGGGGCTCAGCGGATGGTTCGCGGGTGCGGAACTGCGCGTCGATCTCGACCGGGTGCCGGCGCTCGCCGAGGACCGGATGGCGCTGTGGCGCGAGGTGTCGGCGGCGGACTGGCTGACGGCGGACGAGAAGAAGGCGCTGCTGGGGCTGGAATAG
- a CDS encoding terminase family protein, with the protein MKSLDELRHSPPSAFAAWAHRLSDDRAAKLMTDWAWWRRDDQCPPGGDWRVWMLLAGRGFGKTRTGAEWIRGYAETHPGARIALVAASLHEGRQIMVEGESGLLAIAPDYDRPEYESSLRRLNWANGAVATLYSAAEPESLRGPEHGAAWCDEIAKWPQGETAWDNLMLTMRIGDAPRVVATTTPRAVPLVRRLKGEPGVAITGGSTAANRLNLSGPWLAAMRGIYGGTRLGRQELDGEMLEDIEGALWTRALVERCRVDADAAVKPLRVVIGVDPPATAKGDACGIVVAALLRDKKVAVVEDASVENPPPHVWAQAVAAAAARWGADRIVAESNMGGEMVESTLRQADCALPVVPVYASVGKGRRAEPVAIAYERGEVVHAGVFAALEDQLCGLQTGGGYAGPGRSPDRADACVWALAALLEGKRRAREPGVRRV; encoded by the coding sequence TTGAAGAGCCTCGACGAACTGCGTCATTCGCCGCCGTCCGCATTCGCCGCGTGGGCGCACCGGCTTTCCGACGACCGGGCGGCGAAGCTGATGACCGACTGGGCGTGGTGGCGCCGCGACGATCAATGCCCGCCCGGGGGCGACTGGCGCGTCTGGATGCTGCTCGCGGGACGCGGGTTCGGCAAGACGCGGACCGGCGCCGAATGGATACGCGGCTACGCCGAAACCCATCCCGGCGCCCGGATCGCGCTGGTCGCGGCGTCGTTGCACGAAGGGCGGCAGATCATGGTCGAGGGCGAGAGCGGCCTGCTCGCGATCGCGCCCGACTATGATCGCCCCGAATATGAAAGCAGCCTTCGCCGGCTGAACTGGGCGAACGGGGCGGTGGCGACGCTCTATTCGGCGGCGGAGCCCGAGAGCCTGCGCGGCCCCGAACATGGCGCGGCCTGGTGCGACGAGATCGCCAAATGGCCGCAGGGCGAGACGGCGTGGGACAATCTGATGCTGACGATGCGGATTGGCGATGCGCCGCGCGTCGTCGCGACGACGACGCCGCGCGCCGTGCCGCTGGTGCGGCGGCTGAAGGGCGAGCCGGGCGTTGCGATCACGGGCGGGAGCACCGCCGCGAACCGCCTGAATCTGTCCGGGCCGTGGCTTGCGGCGATGCGCGGGATCTATGGCGGGACGCGGCTCGGGCGGCAGGAACTCGACGGCGAGATGCTCGAGGATATCGAAGGCGCGCTGTGGACGCGCGCGCTCGTCGAGCGGTGCCGGGTCGATGCCGATGCGGCGGTCAAGCCGCTCCGCGTCGTGATCGGCGTCGACCCGCCGGCGACGGCGAAGGGCGATGCCTGCGGGATCGTGGTCGCGGCGCTGCTGCGCGACAAAAAGGTGGCGGTGGTCGAGGATGCGAGCGTCGAAAATCCGCCGCCGCATGTCTGGGCGCAGGCGGTCGCCGCGGCCGCGGCGCGCTGGGGCGCCGACCGCATCGTCGCCGAGAGCAATATGGGCGGCGAGATGGTCGAGAGCACGCTGCGCCAGGCCGACTGCGCGCTGCCGGTGGTGCCGGTCTATGCGAGCGTCGGCAAGGGACGCCGCGCGGAACCGGTCGCGATCGCCTATGAGCGCGGCGAGGTGGTGCATGCGGGGGTGTTTGCGGCGCTGGAAGACCAGCTTTGCGGGCTCCAGACCGGCGGGGGTTATGCAGGGCCGGGGCGGTCGCCGGATAGGGCGGATGCGTGCGTCTGGGCGCTGGCGGCCTTGCTGGAGGGGAAGCGGAGGGCGCGGGAGCCGGGGGTGCGGCGGGTTTGA
- the grxC gene encoding glutaredoxin 3, which produces MAQIEVYTKAFCPYCTRAKMLLDRKGADFREIDVTMDRAGFDAMVARANGRRTVPQVFIDGRHVGGSDDLAALDAKGELDALIGAA; this is translated from the coding sequence ATGGCCCAGATCGAAGTCTATACCAAGGCCTTCTGCCCCTATTGCACGCGCGCGAAGATGCTGCTCGACCGCAAGGGCGCCGATTTCCGCGAAATCGACGTGACGATGGATCGCGCGGGGTTCGACGCGATGGTCGCACGCGCGAACGGGCGCCGCACCGTGCCGCAAGTCTTTATCGACGGCAGGCATGTCGGCGGCAGCGACGACCTCGCCGCGCTCGATGCGAAGGGCGAACTCGACGCGCTGATCGGAGCGGCCTGA
- a CDS encoding HK97 family phage prohead protease: MREGEIRFAGYASVFGRVDRGGDVVRAGAFAASLREGRAVPLLWQHRPGAVIGAIETLAEDARGLRVVARVTHPTAAALVARGALTGLSFGYRVRGARGENPRELTSLDLAEVSLVAAPMQPAARVIAVENLAVAPAKAGAA; the protein is encoded by the coding sequence CTGCGGGAGGGGGAGATACGGTTCGCGGGCTATGCGTCGGTGTTCGGCCGGGTGGACCGGGGCGGCGATGTCGTGCGCGCGGGGGCGTTTGCGGCGAGTTTGCGCGAAGGGCGCGCGGTGCCGCTGCTGTGGCAGCATCGGCCGGGCGCGGTGATCGGGGCGATCGAGACGCTGGCGGAGGATGCGCGGGGACTGCGCGTCGTGGCGCGGGTGACGCATCCGACCGCGGCGGCGCTGGTCGCGCGCGGCGCGCTGACGGGGCTGAGCTTTGGCTATCGGGTGCGCGGTGCGCGGGGAGAAAATCCGCGCGAGCTGACGTCGCTCGACCTGGCGGAGGTGAGCTTGGTGGCGGCGCCGATGCAGCCGGCCGCGCGGGTGATTGCGGTGGAAAATCTGGCCGTCGCCCCCGCGAAGGCGGGGGCCGCTTGA
- a CDS encoding DUF6127 family protein, with the protein MDEEEALARLIALAGTGAAAPDAALLRAVVEEASELGARRALARLGLADEAARDDIGDLRQLLGAWRDAKKSVWAAVVDWAVRCVLALVVVGLAVKLGLPGLLK; encoded by the coding sequence ATGGATGAGGAAGAGGCGCTGGCGCGGTTGATCGCGCTGGCGGGAACGGGTGCGGCTGCGCCCGATGCGGCGCTGCTGCGCGCGGTGGTCGAGGAGGCGAGCGAGCTCGGGGCGCGGCGGGCGCTGGCGCGGCTCGGGCTCGCCGACGAGGCGGCGCGCGACGACATCGGCGATTTGCGGCAGCTGCTCGGCGCGTGGCGCGATGCGAAGAAGAGCGTGTGGGCGGCGGTGGTCGATTGGGCCGTGCGCTGCGTGCTCGCGCTGGTTGTGGTCGGGCTCGCGGTGAAGCTGGGGTTGCCGGGGTTGCTGAAGTGA
- a CDS encoding tail fiber domain-containing protein, with protein sequence MPTPFFADLVRELAQEGGTGPLTPTGAVPGHRRFAGAVPPGVSFHYAVAGIAHPDQWEVGTGRIDGGGRLLRDVVAASSADGATVDFAAGLKTIALTVGADWFAARDTAAAALAGEVAGLGSELAGLSGALDAKQPLSTTHGSADAADAADMMTVRRGAGWVNVPLSSLAFRGADGRYALDGALGVQRTVDGDMAAIGKEGGQRLHIFASADTIGLFNVADAGTGRDGLRIVDGAVACDIAASEVARLDAGGLKLGAGQLHAPDGSAANPALTFGNDLDTGIYRITGNNLGIAAGGAERFRVNTSGVSVSGNFLAEASANRRIRVVDAAHNTLTNLAAAITFSRGSDIGELAAVMATGNGGIAVAGREGVSLCAGGGSTYSATVEIMRVTGTDMRPAADDTYDLGAASSRFDDVYATNGTIQTSDAREKSWRGAPGEAELRAARRIAGELGFYQWNSAVAAKGADSARLHFGVRAQAVWAIMADEGLIAPLAEGVAPSSRYAFLCFDQWDGAGEGGAAGDRFGIRSDQLALFLIAAQDARLAALEAAA encoded by the coding sequence ATGCCGACCCCTTTTTTCGCCGACCTGGTGCGCGAACTGGCGCAGGAGGGCGGGACCGGGCCGCTGACGCCGACCGGCGCGGTGCCCGGCCATCGCCGCTTTGCGGGCGCGGTGCCGCCGGGCGTTTCGTTTCACTATGCCGTCGCGGGGATTGCCCATCCCGACCAATGGGAGGTCGGGACCGGGCGGATCGACGGCGGCGGGCGGCTGCTTCGCGACGTGGTGGCGGCTTCGTCCGCGGATGGCGCGACGGTCGATTTCGCGGCGGGGCTGAAGACGATCGCGCTGACCGTCGGCGCCGACTGGTTCGCGGCGCGCGATACCGCGGCCGCGGCGCTGGCGGGCGAGGTCGCGGGGCTGGGTAGCGAGCTGGCGGGCCTTTCGGGCGCGCTAGACGCGAAGCAGCCGTTGTCGACGACGCATGGCAGCGCCGATGCAGCGGACGCCGCGGACATGATGACGGTTCGCCGCGGCGCCGGCTGGGTCAATGTCCCGCTGTCGTCGCTGGCGTTTCGGGGAGCCGATGGCCGCTATGCGCTGGACGGCGCACTCGGCGTGCAACGGACGGTCGATGGCGACATGGCCGCGATCGGCAAGGAGGGCGGCCAGCGGCTGCATATATTCGCGAGCGCCGATACGATCGGGTTGTTCAACGTCGCGGACGCCGGAACCGGCCGCGACGGGCTGCGCATCGTCGATGGCGCGGTCGCCTGTGATATTGCGGCGAGCGAGGTCGCACGGCTCGATGCGGGCGGCCTGAAACTGGGCGCCGGCCAGCTGCACGCACCCGATGGATCGGCGGCCAACCCGGCGCTGACCTTCGGAAACGACCTCGATACCGGGATTTATCGTATCACCGGCAATAATCTGGGGATTGCGGCGGGGGGCGCCGAGCGGTTCAGGGTTAATACGTCCGGCGTGTCGGTCTCCGGAAACTTTTTGGCGGAAGCCAGCGCGAACAGGCGCATCCGGGTGGTCGACGCCGCGCATAACACGCTGACGAATCTGGCGGCGGCGATCACATTTTCGCGCGGTTCGGATATTGGTGAGCTGGCCGCCGTCATGGCGACCGGCAACGGCGGGATTGCCGTCGCGGGCCGCGAGGGCGTGTCGCTCTGCGCGGGCGGGGGATCGACCTATAGCGCGACGGTCGAAATCATGCGGGTGACGGGAACCGACATGCGCCCCGCCGCCGACGACACCTACGACCTTGGCGCCGCCTCGTCCCGATTCGACGATGTTTACGCGACCAACGGCACGATCCAGACATCGGACGCACGCGAAAAGAGCTGGCGCGGCGCGCCGGGCGAGGCCGAACTGCGCGCGGCGCGGCGGATCGCCGGCGAGTTGGGCTTCTATCAATGGAACAGCGCGGTCGCCGCGAAAGGCGCGGACAGCGCGCGGCTGCACTTCGGCGTGCGCGCGCAGGCGGTGTGGGCGATCATGGCCGACGAAGGGCTCATCGCCCCGCTTGCCGAAGGGGTGGCGCCGAGCAGCCGATATGCCTTCCTCTGCTTCGACCAATGGGACGGGGCGGGCGAGGGCGGGGCCGCCGGCGATCGGTTCGGGATTCGGAGCGACCAGCTCGCGCTATTCCTGATCGCTGCGCAGGACGCGCGCCTCGCGGCGCTGGAGGCGGCGGCATGA
- a CDS encoding phage major capsid protein, producing MDDMEVKADALEGAFDAVLAAEAVDELKASVAALQRQVDAQAVAASRLPLDGAKAADPARDAFVERYLRRGIDAGVEMKSLSGASGGEGGYAVPREIDGSIAATLKALSPIRGIATVVQTGTSGYRKLVATGAMGAGWVGETDARPGTATRSFAEIAPPSGELYANPAASQAMLDDAMFNVEDWLADEIGREFAVAEGSAFVTGNGTNRPKGFLAYATTDEDDSARAFGTLQHLATGTAGAFPASDPQDKLVELVHSLKAPYRQGACWVMNSDTLARIRKFKTSDGAFIWQPGLVEGQAASLLGYPVVEAEDMPDVAADSLSIAFGNFRAGYLIADRGETRILRDPFSNKPFVHFYATKRVGGAIIDSQAIKLMKFAAS from the coding sequence ATGGACGATATGGAAGTGAAGGCGGACGCGCTCGAGGGGGCGTTCGATGCGGTGCTGGCGGCGGAAGCGGTCGATGAGCTGAAGGCGTCGGTGGCGGCCTTGCAGCGCCAAGTCGATGCGCAGGCCGTGGCGGCGTCGCGGTTGCCGCTCGACGGAGCGAAGGCGGCCGATCCGGCGCGTGACGCCTTTGTCGAACGCTATCTGCGGCGCGGGATCGATGCGGGCGTGGAGATGAAGAGCCTGTCGGGCGCGTCGGGCGGCGAGGGCGGCTATGCGGTGCCGCGCGAGATCGACGGGAGCATCGCCGCGACGCTGAAGGCGCTGTCGCCGATCCGCGGGATCGCCACCGTCGTGCAGACGGGGACGAGCGGCTATCGCAAGCTGGTCGCGACGGGGGCGATGGGCGCGGGCTGGGTCGGCGAGACCGATGCGCGCCCCGGGACCGCGACGCGCAGCTTTGCCGAGATCGCGCCGCCGTCGGGCGAGCTCTACGCCAATCCGGCGGCGAGCCAGGCGATGCTCGACGATGCGATGTTCAATGTCGAGGACTGGCTGGCCGACGAGATCGGGCGCGAGTTCGCGGTCGCCGAGGGCAGTGCCTTCGTGACCGGTAACGGGACGAACCGGCCGAAGGGCTTTCTGGCCTATGCGACGACCGACGAGGACGATAGCGCCCGCGCGTTCGGGACGCTCCAGCATCTGGCGACGGGCACGGCGGGCGCTTTCCCGGCGTCGGACCCGCAGGACAAGCTGGTCGAGCTCGTCCATTCGCTGAAGGCGCCCTATCGCCAGGGCGCGTGCTGGGTGATGAATTCGGACACGCTGGCGCGCATCCGCAAGTTCAAGACGAGCGACGGCGCCTTCATCTGGCAGCCGGGGCTGGTCGAAGGGCAGGCGGCGAGCCTGCTCGGCTATCCGGTGGTCGAGGCCGAGGACATGCCCGATGTCGCGGCGGACAGCCTGTCGATCGCCTTCGGCAATTTCCGCGCCGGTTACCTGATCGCCGACCGCGGCGAGACGCGCATCCTGCGCGATCCGTTCAGCAACAAGCCCTTCGTGCATTTCTATGCAACCAAAAGGGTCGGCGGGGCGATCATCGATTCGCAGGCCATCAAGCTGATGAAATTCGCCGCCAGCTAA